One window of the Dehalococcoidia bacterium genome contains the following:
- a CDS encoding methionine synthase, whose protein sequence is MALTTSAVGSYPKPDYLVQARNAYARGKISRQELGELEKKATAFWIRIQEEVGLDVLVHGEMERGDMVAYFAELMPQSMKIGGLVRSYGNRYYHKPIIVDKLRWPGPMTVEMWQYAQSLTNRPVKGMLTGPYTMVEWSFDEYYPSRREAVMDMARVLREEVKALVAAGCRYIQIDEPAIHTRPEEDFDLAVEAFQLVVKDIDAIFHTHICYGEVEKIYPQMLRLPVRQIHLALKNTDFEYLKLLQQHPWDPEKELGAGVVDVHVRRVEEPEEVAQGIRQVLQYVPPERVWVLPDCGLKTRTVEEAQAKLKAMVDGVRLVKRELGLL, encoded by the coding sequence ATGGCCCTGACCACCTCAGCCGTCGGCTCCTACCCCAAGCCAGACTACCTGGTCCAGGCCCGCAACGCCTATGCCCGGGGTAAGATAAGCCGCCAGGAGCTGGGGGAGCTGGAGAAGAAGGCCACCGCCTTCTGGATCCGCATCCAAGAAGAGGTAGGGCTAGATGTGCTGGTGCACGGAGAGATGGAGCGCGGGGACATGGTGGCCTACTTCGCCGAGCTCATGCCCCAAAGCATGAAGATAGGGGGACTGGTGCGCTCATACGGCAACCGCTATTACCACAAGCCCATCATCGTGGACAAGCTGCGCTGGCCAGGCCCTATGACGGTGGAGATGTGGCAATACGCCCAGTCCCTCACCAACCGCCCCGTCAAGGGCATGCTCACCGGCCCTTATACCATGGTGGAATGGTCCTTCGATGAATACTATCCCTCGCGGCGGGAGGCGGTCATGGATATGGCCCGCGTCCTGCGGGAGGAGGTAAAGGCCCTGGTGGCTGCCGGGTGTCGATATATCCAGATCGATGAGCCGGCTATCCACACCCGCCCAGAGGAGGACTTCGACCTGGCGGTGGAGGCCTTTCAACTAGTAGTAAAGGACATAGACGCCATCTTCCACACCCACATCTGCTATGGCGAGGTGGAGAAGATCTATCCCCAGATGCTGCGCCTGCCGGTGCGCCAGATCCATCTGGCCCTCAAAAACACCGACTTCGAATACCTGAAGCTGCTGCAGCAGCACCCATGGGACCCCGAAAAGGAGTTGGGGGCGGGGGTGGTGGACGTGCACGTGCGGCGCGTGGAAGAGCCCGAGGAGGTGGCCCAGGGCATCCGCCAGGTGCTGCAGTATGTGCCCCCGGAGCGGGTCTGGGTCCTGCCCGACTGCGGGCTCAAGACGCGCACCGTGGAAGAGGCCCAAGCGAAGCTTAAGGCCATGGTGGACGGAGTCCGCCTGGTGAAACGGGAGTTGGGACTATTGTAA
- a CDS encoding metal-dependent transcriptional regulator, producing MHAESRSGSKVSSTIEDYLQAIYSMEMEGETVISARLARRMRVSAPTAWATVQRMARDGLVTLNEKRAITLTDKGRALAEEIVRRHRLAERFLMDILGLGWAECHEEAHRFEHALSPRLEERIVALLGNPTHCPHGSPIPGSGGTLDPHLIPLASLQVGDEAVVGFISEELEEDMELLRYLERGRIMPGRRLRVRELVKASDLLVVESDGQAVPLGLKVAQRIKVQPLRPGS from the coding sequence ATGCATGCCGAGTCCCGTTCAGGCAGCAAGGTCTCATCCACCATAGAGGACTATCTCCAGGCCATTTATAGCATGGAGATGGAGGGGGAGACGGTCATCTCCGCCCGCCTGGCGCGGCGGATGCGCGTCTCGGCCCCCACGGCCTGGGCCACCGTCCAGCGCATGGCCCGCGATGGGCTGGTGACCCTCAACGAGAAGAGGGCCATAACCCTGACTGATAAGGGGAGGGCGCTAGCGGAGGAGATCGTCCGTCGGCATAGGTTGGCGGAGCGTTTCCTTATGGACATCCTGGGTCTTGGGTGGGCCGAATGCCATGAAGAGGCCCATCGCTTTGAGCACGCCTTATCGCCCAGGTTAGAGGAGCGCATTGTGGCCTTGTTAGGTAACCCCACTCACTGCCCCCATGGCAGCCCCATCCCCGGAAGCGGCGGCACCCTGGACCCTCACCTCATCCCCCTAGCCTCCCTCCAGGTGGGCGACGAGGCGGTGGTGGGCTTCATATCGGAGGAGCTGGAGGAGGACATGGAGTTGTTGCGCTACTTGGAGCGGGGCCGCATCATGCCAGGCCGCCGCCTACGGGTGCGGGAGCTGGTAAAGGCCAGCGACCTCCTGGTGGTAGAAAGCGATGGCCAGGCCGTCCCCCTGGGCTTGAAGGTGGCCCAGAGGATAAAGGTACAGCCCCTCAGGCCAGGTAGTTGA
- the speE gene encoding polyamine aminopropyltransferase, whose translation MGELPQEPFWYTEPLPPYWDENLRTQMRVLRVLHQERSQYQQIQVFDLGSFGKALLLDGIIQAAEADEFIYHEMVALLPCLLHRRPRQALIVGGGDGGALYQALRPPTMRKVVMVELDERVIQVCRELLPSISKGAFDDPRARVIIGDGMEWVKRFRRQFDVAIVDLTDPTYDGPANPLYSTPFFADVAAALRPGGILSVQSGSLTFQPDWVRHLIGQLRPVFSHVRLHTAVVPAFQAGLFAFLIASQRPLPLPSRRAFEARVSRLADPPRYLSYEVLRASAAIPPYLAQKLGLQ comes from the coding sequence ATGGGTGAACTACCCCAGGAACCCTTCTGGTACACCGAGCCCCTGCCCCCTTATTGGGACGAGAACCTTAGGACGCAGATGCGCGTCCTACGGGTCCTTCACCAGGAAAGGAGCCAGTACCAGCAGATCCAGGTATTCGACCTGGGCAGCTTCGGCAAGGCCCTCCTCCTAGATGGCATTATCCAAGCGGCCGAGGCCGACGAGTTCATCTATCACGAGATGGTGGCCCTGCTGCCATGCCTCCTCCATCGCCGTCCCCGTCAGGCCCTCATCGTGGGAGGCGGCGATGGTGGTGCCCTCTATCAGGCCCTGCGCCCACCCACCATGCGCAAGGTGGTGATGGTGGAGCTGGATGAGCGGGTCATCCAGGTGTGCCGAGAGCTGCTGCCTTCCATCTCCAAGGGGGCTTTCGACGATCCTCGGGCCCGGGTCATCATCGGCGATGGCATGGAGTGGGTGAAGCGGTTCCGCCGTCAGTTTGATGTGGCCATCGTGGACCTGACGGACCCCACCTACGACGGGCCAGCCAACCCCCTCTATAGCACCCCTTTCTTCGCCGACGTGGCAGCGGCTCTGCGCCCTGGCGGCATCCTGAGCGTCCAGAGCGGCTCCCTCACCTTCCAACCAGACTGGGTGCGCCACCTCATAGGGCAGCTGCGTCCTGTATTCTCGCACGTCCGCCTTCATACGGCGGTGGTGCCGGCCTTTCAGGCCGGGCTTTTCGCTTTCCTTATCGCCTCCCAGAGGCCCCTCCCTCTGCCGTCACGGCGGGCGTTTGAGGCCCGGGTGTCCCGCCTGGCCGACCCTCCACGCTACCTCAGCTACGAGGTGTTAAGGGCATCGGCAGCCATACCCCCGTACTTGGCGCAGAAGTTAGGCCTCCAATAG
- a CDS encoding ABC transporter ATP-binding protein — protein sequence MRAVLALEHVSFGYHRGRCVLQDVSLQVAPGEVLALVGPNGVGKSTLLRLMAGLRRPWEGQLLLAGRDMALMSRREVARMVAVVPQEVHMPFPFTVRQVVELGRTPYVKPFALGGDHRDRTAVERALALLGLEGMAHRPFVELSGGERRRVIIAMALAQEPQLLLLDEPTAHLDIGHQVEVMGLLSRLAYEGLAVVAALHDLNLALRFAHRVALLHRGRLLAQGPPEEVLRPHLVSEVYGIPLRLLRQDGQQVMVWDAPYGVPRQ from the coding sequence GTGAGGGCCGTCTTGGCGCTGGAGCACGTATCGTTTGGCTACCACAGGGGGCGATGCGTCCTCCAAGACGTCTCTTTACAGGTGGCACCAGGGGAGGTGTTGGCACTGGTGGGGCCCAACGGGGTGGGGAAGAGCACCCTGCTACGCCTAATGGCGGGCCTGCGCCGGCCGTGGGAAGGACAACTCCTGCTAGCGGGACGGGACATGGCCCTTATGTCGCGGCGGGAGGTGGCCCGCATGGTGGCCGTGGTTCCGCAGGAGGTACACATGCCCTTCCCCTTCACCGTGCGCCAGGTGGTAGAGCTGGGACGTACACCTTATGTCAAGCCATTCGCCTTAGGGGGAGATCATAGAGACAGGACGGCTGTGGAGCGAGCCTTGGCCTTGTTGGGCCTCGAGGGGATGGCCCATCGCCCCTTTGTGGAGCTGAGCGGAGGGGAGAGACGTCGGGTCATCATCGCCATGGCCCTGGCCCAGGAGCCGCAACTGCTCCTTTTAGACGAGCCCACGGCTCATCTGGACATCGGCCACCAGGTGGAGGTCATGGGGCTCCTATCACGCCTTGCCTACGAGGGCCTTGCCGTAGTGGCCGCCCTCCACGATTTAAACCTGGCCCTCCGGTTTGCCCACCGCGTGGCTCTCCTTCACCGCGGTCGCTTGCTGGCCCAGGGGCCCCCAGAGGAGGTTCTGCGCCCCCACCTCGTCTCGGAGGTATACGGCATTCCTCTTCGCTTACTGCGCCAGGACGGGCAGCAGGTCATGGTTTGGGACGCCCCTTACGGCGTCCCCAGACAGTAG
- the speD gene encoding adenosylmethionine decarboxylase gives METMASVAHRQLAETGQVLGRHVLCEFWECNRDVLNSRRVLVTALRRAVKAAGGTLLGIKSHAFKPHGVSAVALLGESHMSIHTWPELGYAAVDVFTCGATMDPYRAVDLLSRVLRAARAVVREVPRGPGVVQDG, from the coding sequence ATGGAGACGATGGCGTCGGTCGCCCATCGCCAATTGGCGGAGACGGGGCAGGTGCTGGGAAGGCACGTCCTGTGCGAGTTCTGGGAATGCAACCGGGACGTCCTCAACTCGCGGCGTGTCCTGGTCACCGCTTTGCGGCGGGCGGTCAAGGCCGCTGGTGGCACTCTCCTGGGCATCAAGTCCCATGCCTTCAAGCCCCACGGGGTGTCTGCTGTGGCCCTGTTGGGCGAGTCCCACATGTCCATCCACACGTGGCCCGAGCTGGGATATGCCGCCGTAGACGTCTTCACCTGTGGCGCCACCATGGATCCATACCGGGCGGTGGACCTCCTCAGCCGTGTCCTGCGTGCCGCCAGGGCTGTGGTCAGGGAGGTGCCACGTGGCCCCGGGGTGGTGCAAGATGGGTGA
- a CDS encoding methylcobamide--CoM methyltransferase encodes MLTTVVGHYPKIPNRPRPARLRLAIARYERGEITAQELARVQDEVTIEVIQEQVEAGIDIITDGQIRWEDDQTYIARGLTGFAIDGLVRYLDTNTYFRQPVVVGEVRWQGPILVDDYRFAVQHSPRPVKAVITGPYTLALLSKDQHYGHRAKLVMALAQALAQEAKALEEAGAPIIQLSEPMILWHPEDWDLFAQAVATVVAGLKCETALYTWFGSVEAIYPRLLTLPVTTIGIDLVSKPINWQVIGQYPFPADKNLAAGIVDGRNTRLEAVEELVAAVRHLARICPPQRLYLNPSCGLEYLPREVAQAKLRRLVEGAKAAQQALEVA; translated from the coding sequence ATGCTCACCACGGTCGTTGGGCACTACCCTAAGATCCCCAACCGGCCACGGCCAGCCCGCCTGCGCCTGGCCATCGCCCGCTATGAACGAGGTGAGATAACCGCCCAGGAGTTGGCGCGGGTGCAGGACGAGGTGACTATTGAAGTGATCCAGGAGCAGGTGGAGGCGGGGATAGACATCATCACCGATGGCCAGATCCGCTGGGAGGACGACCAGACCTACATCGCCCGCGGCCTCACGGGCTTCGCCATCGACGGCCTTGTGCGCTATCTGGACACTAACACCTATTTCCGGCAGCCGGTGGTGGTGGGGGAGGTGCGCTGGCAGGGCCCCATCCTAGTGGACGATTACCGCTTCGCCGTCCAGCATAGTCCGCGCCCAGTCAAGGCGGTCATCACCGGCCCCTACACCTTGGCCCTCCTCTCCAAGGACCAGCACTACGGTCATCGGGCCAAGCTAGTGATGGCCCTGGCCCAGGCCCTGGCCCAAGAGGCCAAAGCCCTGGAGGAGGCGGGAGCCCCCATCATCCAGCTGAGCGAGCCCATGATCCTATGGCATCCTGAGGACTGGGACCTCTTTGCCCAGGCCGTGGCCACGGTAGTGGCGGGGCTGAAGTGCGAGACAGCCCTCTACACCTGGTTCGGCAGCGTGGAGGCCATATACCCCAGGCTTCTGACCCTGCCTGTGACCACCATCGGCATCGATCTAGTCAGCAAGCCCATCAACTGGCAGGTCATCGGCCAGTACCCCTTCCCAGCGGACAAGAACCTCGCCGCGGGCATCGTGGACGGGCGCAACACGAGGCTGGAGGCAGTGGAGGAGCTAGTGGCGGCCGTTAGGCATTTGGCGCGCATCTGCCCGCCGCAGCGTCTATACCTGAACCCCAGCTGTGGCCTGGAATATCTGCCGCGGGAGGTGGCCCAGGCCAAACTGCGACGGCTGGTGGAGGGCGCCAAGGCCGCCCAACAGGCCCTGGAGGTGGCATGA